From Selenomonas ruminantium AC2024, a single genomic window includes:
- the rpmB gene encoding 50S ribosomal protein L28 — protein MASVCEICAKGELSGNNVSHSHLKTRRTWKPNIQRVRAVVEGEVKRVNVCTRCLRSGKVQRAL, from the coding sequence ATGGCAAGTGTTTGCGAAATCTGCGCTAAAGGCGAACTGTCTGGCAACAATGTCAGCCATTCCCATCTGAAGACGAGACGCACTTGGAAGCCGAACATCCAGCGTGTACGCGCTGTTGTTGAAGGCGAAGTGAAACGTGTCAACGTCTGCACGCGTTGCCTGCGTTCTGGTAAGGTTCAGCGTGCCCTTTAA
- a CDS encoding DUF4931 domain-containing protein: protein MPYNIIDFDMQIGRQKPETIRHPDNYCPFCHTDELTDIIATDGPIILLRNKYNVLSGTEQFVLIETNACQSDMPDYTPEHMQRLIRFGLYHWQKMLHSGKYDDVVFFKNYGPLSGGTIRHPHMQLVAFPHLAQPLTVYPEEFAGEIITNENDVEFNISTNPRIGFWELNIIPSEIESTEAIHTIAKFLQIGTEYLTRHFHKGQVHSYNIFFYQLKNQVYAKILPRFATPPLYIGYGVHVRPTNIKEATQEIRRLYFHN, encoded by the coding sequence ATACCATACAATATCATAGACTTTGATATGCAAATCGGGCGGCAGAAGCCGGAGACCATCCGTCACCCGGATAACTACTGTCCCTTCTGCCATACAGATGAGCTCACGGACATCATCGCCACCGATGGCCCCATCATCCTCCTGCGCAATAAATACAATGTACTGTCCGGCACGGAACAGTTCGTCCTCATCGAAACGAATGCCTGCCAAAGCGATATGCCCGACTACACGCCCGAGCATATGCAGCGCCTGATACGCTTCGGCCTCTATCATTGGCAAAAAATGCTGCACTCCGGCAAATACGATGATGTGGTATTCTTCAAAAACTACGGCCCCCTGTCGGGCGGAACCATCCGCCACCCCCATATGCAGCTTGTGGCCTTCCCCCATCTTGCACAGCCCCTTACCGTCTATCCCGAAGAATTTGCCGGGGAAATCATCACCAATGAAAACGACGTGGAATTTAACATTTCCACCAATCCCCGCATTGGTTTCTGGGAACTTAACATCATCCCGTCAGAAATCGAAAGCACGGAGGCCATCCACACCATAGCCAAATTCCTGCAAATTGGCACTGAATATCTAACCCGTCATTTCCATAAAGGACAGGTTCATAGCTACAACATCTTTTTCTACCAGCTAAAGAATCAGGTCTACGCCAAAATCCTCCCTCGCTTCGCCACACCGCCCCTCTATATCGGCTACGGCGTTCATGTGCGGCCCACCAATATAAAAGAAGCCACCCAGGAAATCCGGCGGCTCTACTTCCATAACTAA
- a CDS encoding peptide chain release factor 3 yields the protein MSALSAELDKEIEKRRTFAIISHPDAGKTTLTEKLLLYGGAIHLAGSIKSRKTQRHAVSDWMEIEKQRGISVTSSVLQFDYDGCRINILDTPGHQDFSEDTYRTLMAVDSAVMVIDVAKGVEAQTKKLFKVCKQRGIPIFTFVNKLDHFGKAPIDLMDEIENVLGIRSYPMNWPIGQDGQYMGVYDRRNDKVLLFAADTTHGQEARVADVFEPDDPQVIERVGEDVWEALQEDLELLSEAGEEFDMEKVNAGELTPMFFGSAMTNFGVQDFLEGYIEMAPTPQPRKSSEGLIAANDEKFSGFVFKIQANMNPAHRDRLAFIRICSGKFERNMEVWHERTGKMLKLAQPQQFLAQDRQIIDTAYPGDIVGLFDPGVFGIGDTVCDAGHKFKYADFPVFPPEKFARVQAKDTMKRKQFVKGIEQLTQEGAIQLFQQAGAGTESYIVGTVGTLQFEVLEYRLKNEYNVDIEMNMQPYEVARWMAFEDGHEVTPAELKGADRGMFVYDRHNNPVLLVNNEWALGWITDNNPDLILNHVPFDKKEA from the coding sequence CAGCTTTAAGCGCAGAACTTGATAAAGAAATTGAAAAGCGTCGTACCTTTGCCATCATCTCGCACCCGGATGCTGGTAAGACGACGTTGACGGAAAAACTTTTGCTCTACGGTGGTGCCATTCATCTGGCCGGTTCCATCAAATCTCGCAAGACGCAGCGTCATGCGGTGTCCGACTGGATGGAAATTGAAAAGCAGCGCGGTATCTCTGTAACTTCGTCCGTGTTGCAGTTCGATTACGATGGCTGCCGTATCAACATTCTCGATACGCCGGGCCATCAGGACTTCAGTGAAGATACCTACCGCACTTTGATGGCTGTGGACAGCGCCGTCATGGTTATCGACGTAGCCAAGGGCGTCGAGGCGCAGACGAAAAAGCTCTTTAAGGTCTGCAAACAGCGTGGTATCCCTATCTTTACCTTTGTCAACAAGCTCGACCATTTCGGCAAGGCGCCGATTGACTTGATGGACGAAATCGAAAACGTGTTGGGCATTCGCTCCTATCCTATGAACTGGCCGATTGGTCAGGATGGTCAGTATATGGGCGTGTATGACCGCCGCAACGACAAGGTGCTGCTCTTTGCCGCCGATACCACCCATGGTCAAGAAGCCCGCGTAGCCGATGTATTTGAACCGGATGACCCGCAGGTTATCGAACGCGTTGGTGAAGATGTTTGGGAAGCATTGCAGGAAGACTTGGAACTCTTGAGCGAAGCCGGTGAAGAATTTGACATGGAAAAGGTCAATGCTGGTGAACTGACGCCGATGTTCTTTGGCTCGGCCATGACCAACTTCGGTGTGCAGGACTTCCTGGAAGGCTATATTGAAATGGCGCCGACGCCGCAGCCGCGCAAGTCCTCGGAAGGTTTGATTGCCGCCAACGATGAAAAGTTCTCGGGCTTTGTATTCAAGATTCAGGCAAACATGAACCCGGCGCACCGTGACCGTCTGGCCTTTATCCGCATTTGCTCCGGCAAATTCGAGCGCAATATGGAAGTCTGGCATGAACGCACGGGCAAGATGCTGAAACTTGCCCAGCCCCAGCAGTTCCTGGCGCAGGACAGACAGATTATTGACACGGCTTATCCCGGCGATATCGTTGGTCTTTTTGACCCGGGCGTGTTTGGTATCGGCGATACGGTCTGCGATGCCGGCCATAAGTTCAAATATGCCGATTTCCCGGTATTCCCGCCTGAAAAATTCGCCCGCGTACAGGCCAAGGACACCATGAAGCGCAAGCAGTTCGTCAAGGGGATTGAGCAGTTGACACAGGAAGGTGCGATTCAGTTGTTCCAACAGGCTGGTGCCGGTACGGAATCCTACATTGTCGGCACCGTCGGTACGCTGCAGTTTGAAGTGCTCGAATACCGCCTCAAGAACGAGTATAACGTGGATATCGAAATGAATATGCAGCCCTATGAGGTGGCGCGCTGGATGGCCTTTGAAGACGGCCATGAAGTAACGCCGGCTGAACTCAAAGGCGCTGACCGTGGTATGTTCGTCTACGACCGCCACAATAACCCGGTGCTGCTCGTGAACAACGAATGGGCTTTGGGCTGGATTACCGACAACAATCCGGACCTCATCCTCAATCACGTACCCTTCGACAAAAAAGAAGCATAA